The following are encoded together in the Deltaproteobacteria bacterium genome:
- a CDS encoding ABC transporter ATP-binding protein: MIELSGIVKTYGYGESTFQALRGVDVRVDEGEFVAIMGPSGSGKSTVMNILGCLDVPTSGAYRFRGVHVEMLSRDQRALLRRHYLGFVFQGFNLLARTSAIENVELPLLYRGEAAATRHAAARVALASVGLHGWEGHSAVELSGGQQQRVAIARAIVTKPTLLLADEPTGNLDTQRSREIMELLTVLNRDQGISVVMVTHDPDMAAFASRIVHFVDGCIQRVEHKREVR; the protein is encoded by the coding sequence TTGATCGAATTGAGCGGAATTGTGAAGACCTACGGCTACGGCGAGTCGACGTTCCAAGCACTACGCGGCGTGGACGTGCGGGTCGACGAGGGCGAGTTCGTTGCCATCATGGGCCCCAGCGGTTCGGGCAAGTCGACGGTGATGAATATCCTGGGCTGCTTGGATGTACCGACCTCGGGTGCCTACCGGTTCCGCGGCGTACACGTCGAAATGCTCTCGCGTGATCAGCGCGCCTTGCTGCGCCGCCACTATCTCGGCTTCGTGTTCCAGGGCTTCAATCTGCTCGCGCGCACGTCAGCCATCGAGAACGTCGAGCTGCCGCTGCTCTATCGTGGCGAAGCGGCGGCCACACGTCATGCGGCAGCGCGCGTGGCACTGGCATCCGTGGGCCTGCATGGATGGGAGGGTCACTCCGCTGTGGAGCTCTCGGGCGGCCAGCAGCAGCGGGTTGCGATCGCGCGCGCCATCGTCACCAAGCCGACCCTTCTGCTTGCCGACGAGCCCACCGGAAATCTCGACACCCAACGCAGCCGTGAGATCATGGAGTTGCTGACGGTCCTCAATCGTGACCAGGGCATCAGCGTCGTGATGGTGACCCACGACCCTGACATGGCGGCGTTCGCCAGCCGCATCGTCCACTTCGTCGATGGCTGCATCCAACGCGTCGAGCACAAGCGGGAGGTTCGGTGA
- a CDS encoding ABC transporter permease, translating to MLWSIVVLAVRAIRRNLMRAFLTVLGIVIGVSAVVSMVTLGNGATRAVSDQISSLGSNLLMVSPGQRLGPGRDTAGAPAFKVADATAIEAQISGLKAVAPSVSTSVTAVHMAKNWSTSVIGTTAAYVQIGNWRLADGRIFNEAEEKAGKAVCVIGDTVRRELYGRQNPVGGELRIKQFSCAIVGLLQAKGQSSMGMDQDNTVIMPVRTVHRRLTGNQDVGTLLVSLKDGESSNKVKTQIERLMRERRRIADNEDDNFNVLDTRQIAEALSGTTRIMTMLLGAVAAVSLLVGGIGIMNIMLVSVTERTREIGIRLAIGALEREVLLQFLVEAVVLSAFGGLVGIVLATLASVGLARVIQVPYLFNPQINLVAFLFSAAIGVIFGFFPARRAAQLDPIEALRHE from the coding sequence ATGCTCTGGAGTATCGTCGTGCTGGCGGTGCGGGCGATCCGCCGCAACCTGATGCGCGCCTTCCTCACCGTCCTGGGTATCGTCATCGGCGTCTCCGCCGTCGTCAGCATGGTGACGCTCGGTAACGGGGCCACCCGCGCCGTATCGGATCAGATCTCCAGCCTGGGAAGCAACCTCCTGATGGTCAGCCCGGGGCAACGGCTAGGCCCGGGGCGAGACACGGCTGGCGCGCCGGCCTTCAAGGTGGCCGACGCGACAGCCATCGAGGCCCAAATCAGTGGTCTCAAGGCCGTCGCACCTAGCGTGAGCACCAGCGTGACCGCGGTGCACATGGCGAAGAATTGGTCCACCAGTGTGATCGGCACCACCGCCGCATACGTCCAGATCGGCAACTGGAGGCTCGCCGACGGCCGTATCTTCAACGAGGCCGAGGAGAAGGCCGGCAAGGCGGTGTGCGTGATCGGCGACACCGTGCGGCGGGAGCTCTATGGCAGACAGAACCCCGTCGGCGGCGAGTTGCGCATCAAGCAGTTTTCCTGCGCGATCGTCGGGCTGCTGCAGGCGAAGGGGCAGTCGTCAATGGGGATGGACCAGGACAACACGGTGATCATGCCGGTGCGTACGGTGCACCGCAGGCTGACCGGCAACCAGGACGTCGGCACGCTGTTGGTCTCGCTGAAGGACGGGGAGTCGAGCAACAAGGTCAAGACCCAGATCGAGCGGCTGATGCGCGAGCGCCGCAGAATCGCCGACAACGAAGATGACAATTTCAACGTGCTCGATACGAGGCAGATCGCGGAGGCGCTCTCCGGCACGACCCGTATCATGACGATGCTGTTGGGAGCAGTGGCCGCCGTGAGTTTGCTGGTCGGCGGAATCGGCATCATGAACATCATGCTGGTATCTGTAACCGAGCGCACGCGGGAGATCGGCATCCGCCTCGCCATTGGGGCGCTCGAGCGGGAAGTGTTGTTGCAGTTTCTCGTCGAGGCCGTCGTGCTCTCCGCGTTCGGCGGTCTCGTCGGCATTGTTCTGGCCACGCTTGCATCCGTGGGACTCGCCCGCGTGATCCAAGTTCCCTATCTCTTCAACCCGCAAATCAACCTGGTCGCATTCCTGTTTTCAGCCGCGATCGGCGTGATCTTTGGTTTCTTCCCGGCACGCCGCGCGGCACAACTCGATCCGATCGAGGCGTTGCGGCACGAGTAG
- a CDS encoding type II toxin-antitoxin system VapC family toxin yields the protein MLKAAVADTHALIFHASGSRHLGRRAAAVFAAAEQRAAVVYIPVAVMWECALLARVGRVDFQRSVRTFFDDLFSNPAYQPIDLTPEQVCLADERRPNNDPFDALICAAAHQLDLPLLTRDEAIHESRLVRVVW from the coding sequence ATGCTGAAAGCCGCGGTCGCCGATACCCACGCCCTCATCTTTCACGCGAGCGGCAGCCGCCACCTCGGTCGGCGGGCGGCCGCCGTCTTCGCGGCGGCGGAGCAACGCGCGGCCGTGGTGTACATCCCGGTCGCCGTGATGTGGGAATGCGCGCTGCTCGCCCGCGTCGGCCGGGTTGATTTTCAACGCTCAGTGCGGACGTTTTTCGATGACCTCTTCAGCAACCCGGCGTATCAGCCGATCGACTTGACCCCCGAGCAGGTGTGCCTCGCGGATGAGCGGCGCCCGAACAATGACCCGTTCGACGCACTCATCTGCGCGGCAGCGCATCAGCTCGACCTGCCCCTGCTGACTCGAGACGAAGCGATCCACGAGTCGAGGCTGGTTCGGGTTGTCTGGTAG
- a CDS encoding CoA transferase yields MSPQPHSSPGPLAGIRVLDMATMLAGPYGATLLGDLGADVIKVESFIGDDSRNLGPERQGEHSPFLSLNRNKRDLVLDLRRPGAQEVFARLLKTTDVLITNVREPALSKLGSSYEQVCRHRPDIIWIGVTAFGADGPYAGRPGIDFLAQGYAGVLVLNGQPDGAPVRMGIPVVDVMTSLLVSTAALTALHARAQTGAGQRIDVSLLDALMHAQCTGLAPYLLTGEVTPRTGNRSQYFAPSGIYTCKDGKRAVITCPSEKFFRNLCGALDVAWADEPRFHDIDSRLRNQDELDRLIEARCQDFTCAELVERLIAADVLTAPVNEIPEAVEDPQILHNRMIVTTEHRKLGPIRVTGVPIHFHGTPGSVRLSPPLHGQHTEEILGELGYRPDEIADLASAAAVATPAELRRKKG; encoded by the coding sequence ATGAGCCCGCAGCCGCACTCCTCCCCCGGCCCCCTCGCCGGCATTCGCGTCCTCGACATGGCTACCATGCTGGCGGGGCCGTACGGGGCGACGCTGCTCGGGGATCTCGGGGCCGATGTCATCAAGGTCGAGTCGTTCATCGGCGATGACAGCCGCAACCTCGGGCCCGAGCGCCAGGGCGAGCACTCGCCGTTCCTCAGCCTCAACCGCAACAAGCGCGACCTGGTTCTCGATCTGCGCCGGCCAGGGGCGCAGGAAGTCTTCGCCCGACTGCTGAAGACCACCGACGTGCTGATTACCAACGTCCGCGAGCCCGCGCTGTCCAAGCTCGGGAGCAGCTACGAGCAGGTGTGCCGGCATCGCCCCGACATCATCTGGATCGGCGTGACGGCATTCGGAGCCGATGGACCCTACGCCGGCCGCCCCGGGATTGATTTCTTGGCCCAGGGCTACGCCGGGGTGCTGGTCCTGAACGGCCAGCCGGACGGCGCGCCGGTGCGGATGGGCATCCCGGTGGTGGATGTGATGACCTCACTGCTGGTGAGTACCGCGGCGCTGACGGCCTTGCACGCACGCGCGCAAACGGGCGCGGGCCAACGCATCGACGTCTCGCTGCTCGACGCGCTCATGCACGCGCAGTGCACCGGCCTGGCGCCGTATCTGCTCACCGGCGAAGTCACGCCACGAACCGGCAACCGCAGCCAATACTTCGCGCCCTCGGGGATTTACACCTGCAAGGACGGCAAGCGGGCGGTGATCACCTGCCCCTCCGAGAAGTTCTTTCGCAACCTCTGCGGCGCGCTGGACGTCGCGTGGGCCGATGAGCCGCGCTTCCACGACATCGACAGCCGGCTGCGCAATCAGGACGAACTCGACCGCCTGATCGAGGCGCGCTGCCAGGACTTTACCTGCGCCGAGTTAGTCGAGCGGCTGATCGCGGCGGACGTGTTGACGGCGCCCGTCAACGAAATTCCCGAAGCGGTCGAGGACCCGCAGATCCTCCACAATCGGATGATCGTGACCACGGAGCACCGCAAGCTCGGACCCATCCGCGTCACCGGCGTACCGATTCACTTCCACGGCACGCCCGGTAGCGTACGACTCAGCCCGCCGCTGCACGGGCAGCACACCGAGGAGATCCTCGGGGAATTGGGCTATCGGCCCGACGAGATCGCGGATCTCGCCAGTGCCGCGGCCGTTGCTACACCTGCGGAGCTGCGACGCAAGAAAGGTTGA
- a CDS encoding CoA transferase, translated as MRSIKALPVGDWNQYFLVINRNKKSIALDLKKPAGREIMYRLVEKSDVFLSNMGVELLESWQLGYDKLSAINPRLVYATNTGYGRFGAVNKPSFDMTVQALTGLMARLGEPAQPPIYLGMGSGDAYGGLMSALGIMLALYHRNRTGKGQMLDASLYGAQLFLTAPTLQAYLATGSEQYSKQQPRKATENPLRNRYPAKDKWVFLCLANTDENWSRLCQSLDDAGLASEARFDSVQKRRRNAKALVTRLDKAIKRRSAGEWMERWRSLGIVASPINNLADLAEDPQAWANDYFLETYCEEVQRQVKIRGLPIGLSKTPGSVWGLGPELGQHTELILTETLGYSWEQVGEFKEQGVIP; from the coding sequence GTGCGCAGCATCAAGGCGCTGCCCGTCGGCGACTGGAATCAGTACTTCCTAGTGATCAATCGGAACAAGAAGAGCATCGCGCTCGATCTCAAGAAGCCGGCGGGCCGCGAGATCATGTACCGCCTAGTCGAGAAGTCCGACGTGTTTCTCTCCAACATGGGCGTCGAGCTGCTGGAGAGCTGGCAGCTCGGCTACGACAAGCTCAGCGCGATCAACCCGCGTCTGGTGTACGCCACCAACACCGGCTACGGCCGCTTCGGCGCGGTGAACAAGCCGTCGTTCGACATGACCGTGCAGGCGCTCACCGGTTTGATGGCGCGTCTCGGCGAGCCGGCGCAGCCGCCGATCTATCTCGGCATGGGCTCGGGCGATGCCTACGGCGGCCTGATGTCCGCGCTCGGCATCATGCTGGCGCTGTATCATCGCAACCGCACCGGCAAAGGCCAGATGCTCGACGCCTCGCTCTACGGCGCGCAGTTGTTCCTCACTGCGCCGACGCTGCAAGCGTATCTCGCGACGGGCAGCGAACAGTACTCCAAGCAGCAGCCCCGCAAGGCGACCGAAAATCCGCTGCGGAACCGCTACCCGGCGAAAGACAAGTGGGTCTTCCTCTGCTTGGCCAACACCGACGAGAACTGGTCCCGCCTCTGCCAGAGTCTAGATGACGCCGGCCTCGCCAGCGAGGCGCGCTTCGACAGCGTGCAGAAGCGCCGCCGCAACGCCAAGGCCCTTGTCACGCGCCTCGACAAAGCCATCAAGCGTCGGAGCGCCGGCGAATGGATGGAGCGCTGGCGATCGCTCGGCATCGTCGCCAGCCCCATCAACAACCTCGCCGATCTCGCCGAGGACCCACAGGCGTGGGCCAACGATTACTTCCTGGAGACGTACTGCGAAGAAGTGCAGCGCCAGGTGAAGATCCGCGGCCTCCCGATCGGGCTCAGCAAGACCCCCGGCTCCGTCTGGGGCCTGGGCCCGGAATTGGGCCAGCACACGGAGCTGATTCTCACCGAGACGCTCGGCTACTCGTGGGAGCAAGTCGGGGAGTTCAAGGAACAGGGAGTGATTCCGTGA
- a CDS encoding CoA transferase — MSKALDNVVVLDLTTEFWSSIGTALLADFGATVIKIENLPDAHGRQPNDPSVPWDYQAELAQRNKLGLALNLDDDAGRAILRELIRKADVFVTDWPRVRIEQRQLDYASLCALKPDIIFAHASGFGPKGPDRDLPALDELAAARTGMMPIMPQPGQPPVYAGAGQMYTAVMIAFGVSLALHHRQATGEGQEVDVSLFAGNIYGASLDVQAFLAMGGERFLHPVARMDAGNPMSGILYPSQDGRWVCVTMPDTDRWWPGFSAMMGLDQNDPRFNSHEKRCGENRLELIRVLEDKFRQQPAEHWKRELTQRQLSADVIEEFDYPANDPQALRNRYILELDRPGVGRIKTLGFPIFMSETPGRLSRTAPCLGQHSAEILHELLGYSEDRIGELAAGGVIV; from the coding sequence ATGAGCAAGGCGCTCGACAACGTGGTCGTCCTCGATCTGACGACGGAGTTCTGGTCGTCGATCGGGACGGCGCTGCTCGCCGACTTCGGCGCGACGGTCATCAAAATCGAAAACCTGCCGGACGCCCACGGACGGCAGCCCAACGACCCGTCGGTGCCGTGGGACTACCAGGCCGAACTCGCGCAGCGCAACAAGCTCGGCCTTGCTCTCAATCTCGACGACGATGCCGGACGTGCGATTCTGCGCGAGCTGATTCGCAAGGCCGACGTGTTCGTCACCGACTGGCCGCGGGTCCGTATCGAGCAGCGACAACTCGACTACGCCAGTCTCTGCGCACTAAAGCCTGACATCATCTTCGCCCATGCCTCGGGCTTCGGACCCAAAGGCCCGGACCGCGATCTACCGGCGCTCGATGAGTTGGCCGCCGCGCGCACGGGGATGATGCCCATCATGCCGCAGCCCGGCCAGCCGCCCGTCTACGCGGGTGCCGGCCAGATGTACACTGCCGTGATGATCGCCTTCGGCGTTTCGCTGGCCCTGCACCATCGCCAAGCCACCGGCGAAGGGCAGGAGGTGGACGTCTCGCTGTTCGCCGGCAACATCTACGGCGCCAGCCTCGACGTGCAAGCGTTCCTGGCGATGGGCGGCGAGCGCTTCCTGCACCCTGTCGCGCGGATGGATGCCGGCAACCCAATGAGCGGCATCCTGTACCCGTCGCAGGATGGCCGCTGGGTGTGCGTCACCATGCCCGACACGGATCGGTGGTGGCCCGGCTTCTCTGCCATGATGGGCTTGGATCAAAACGATCCGCGCTTCAATAGCCACGAGAAACGCTGCGGCGAAAACCGCCTGGAACTCATCCGGGTGCTCGAAGACAAGTTTCGCCAGCAACCCGCCGAGCACTGGAAACGCGAGCTGACCCAACGCCAGCTATCGGCCGACGTGATCGAGGAGTTCGACTATCCGGCCAACGATCCGCAGGCGTTGCGCAACCGTTACATCCTCGAACTCGACCGCCCCGGTGTCGGCCGCATCAAGACCCTCGGCTTCCCGATCTTCATGAGCGAGACCCCAGGCCGGCTCAGCCGCACCGCGCCCTGCCTCGGCCAGCACTCGGCCGAGATCCTGCACGAGCTACTGGGGTACTCGGAAGACCGCATCGGCGAGCTGGCCGCGGGCGGAGTCATTGTCTAA
- a CDS encoding acetone carboxylase subunit gamma: protein MPEYDVREIEQLVDGKLPWPRVQEIMKEAKDTGRFEQWVDILQRRVPWPERILLPLTPALFIVQKGADRVVKCRCGHEFGDYRVNWKLYALIHVRDSAEALAEVYRGSQQPDPSWVQIREYYCPGCGTQLEVESVPRGTPPDFEFLPDLDTFYRKWLGKPLPNEQEFVDKTPDVIREWSK from the coding sequence ATGCCTGAATACGATGTTCGCGAGATAGAGCAGCTGGTAGACGGGAAACTGCCATGGCCTCGGGTGCAAGAGATCATGAAGGAGGCCAAGGACACCGGGCGATTCGAGCAGTGGGTCGATATCCTGCAGCGCCGCGTGCCGTGGCCGGAGCGCATCCTGCTGCCGCTGACCCCGGCGCTGTTTATCGTGCAGAAGGGCGCCGACCGCGTCGTGAAGTGCCGCTGCGGGCACGAGTTCGGCGACTACCGGGTGAACTGGAAGCTGTATGCCCTGATCCACGTCCGCGACTCCGCCGAGGCGCTCGCCGAGGTCTATCGCGGCAGCCAACAGCCCGATCCGTCGTGGGTCCAGATCCGCGAATACTACTGCCCCGGTTGCGGTACCCAGCTCGAAGTCGAGTCGGTGCCGCGTGGCACGCCGCCCGACTTCGAGTTCCTGCCGGATTTGGATACGTTCTATCGGAAATGGCTCGGCAAGCCGTTGCCGAATGAGCAGGAGTTCGTCGACAAGACACCGGATGTGATTCGGGAATGGTCGAAGTAA